The sequence below is a genomic window from Candidatus Poribacteria bacterium.
AACGCAAAATAATCCGCACCGTGGTCAATCTCAAACCGATCCTCACCCAACGGATAACTCGTCCCCTTCTCTAAGTCCGCGATGCGATCATGGAAAACTTTCCACTCCGCATTGCGTAATTCTTTGATATCCAAAGAACGGTTTATCCGCATCTGATACCTCAACACCGCTATGATGCCCGTGTATGGGGTCCGCGTACATCGCGATAGATACGACGCTTTCGTGCCTTGTAAAGTCCTTCATAAAGCGAATTGAAGACGCACGCCCCAAGGCGCAATCCTTGTTCAATGTAGTATCTATTTTCGACATCAGCCTCCCATGCAGGACGAAGTACATCAAAGAAATCGTCCGCATGTTTAATATCGAGGTCCTCATGGAGATTATAGTGAATCAACTTCTCCGCAGAGATCCAGCCATGACTCACAACCTGCTCTCCGAGCCAGCCTGCAATGTCCGAGAACATCCGTTCGATGATTCCCATGACCCCAGCACCAATCAAGTATTCATCCATCACACAAGCACCGACAAGCACGGTATTAA
It includes:
- a CDS encoding iron-containing redox enzyme family protein, with product MNRSIDNILKETNVWMNPYFQSLRDDTFDFDDFVETQIQFYFAVVFFNRPMAALAAKIPTSELRLEVIRNVWEEHGEGNTSLMHEKTFLTFLDRLAGIKPEDIAKRAMWPEVRAFNTVLVGACVMDEYLIGAGVMGIIERMFSDIAGWLGEQVVSHGWISAEKLIHYNLHEDLDIKHADDFFDVLRPAWEADVENRYYIEQGLRLGACVFNSLYEGLYKARKRRIYRDVRGPHTRAS